TGTGGCGGACCTCGAGCGCGCGCGGCGTGTCCTCGCCCGCGCCGTCGAGCGGTAGGCCGAGCACGAACGCGACCGCTTCGAGCGACTCGGCGCGTCGCACGATTTCGGCGATCGGCGGTCGCTTGCCCGGGCGCCGCAGGATCGCCCCGGCCGGCGTGGCGATGATGCCGAGCGGGTCGCTCACCGCGAGGCCGACGCGGCGCTCGCCGTAGTCGACGGCGAGGACGCGTCCGCGCGGGAACGGCGCGTCGCCGCCGGTCACGCCCGGGCCATCTCGGCGAAGAACTCCCGGTTGGTGCGCGTGCGCCCCATGCGTTGCAGCAAGAACGTCATCGCCTCGTCGCTCGGCATGCTACTCAGGAAGTTGCGCAGCAGGTACACGCGGTTCGCCTCGTCCCGGTCGAAGAGCAACTCCTCGCGCCGGGTGCCCGACCGGTTGAAGTCGAACGCGGGATAGATCCGCCGCTCGGCCAGCTTGCGGTCGAGGACGAGCTCCATGTTGCCGGTGCCCTTGAACTCCTCGAAGATGACCTCGTCCATGCGCGAACCCGTCTCGACGAGGGCGGTCGCGATAATGGTGAGTGAACCGCCGCCGTCGATCTTGCGCGCGGAGCCGAAGAAGCGCTTCGGCTTCTCCATCGCCTTCGCGTCGACGCCGCCGGAGAGCGTCTTCCCCGACGTCGGCACGACGGTGTTGTGCGCGCGGGCGAGGCGGGTGATCGAGTCGAGCAGGATGACGACGTCGCGGCCGTGTTCGACGAGCCGCTTGGCCTTTTCGAGGACCATCTCCGCCACCTGCACGTGCCGGTCGGCCGCTTCGTCGAACGTGGAGCTGATGACCTCTGCCTTCGGCACGCGCAGTTGCATGTCGGTCACCTCTTCGGGCCGCTCGTCGATGAGCAGGACGATGAGGGTGATTTCGGGGTGGTTCTCCGCGATCGCGTTCGCGAGCTTTTGCAGGAGCACCGTCTTGCCGCCCCGGGGGGGGGCGACGATCAGGCCGCGCTGGCCCTTGCCGAGCGGCGCGATGACGTCGGTGAGACGCGTGCTCGGGTCGCCGTCGGTGGTTTCGAGGTGGATCCGCTCGTCGGGGAAGCGCGGCTT
This is a stretch of genomic DNA from Gemmatimonadetes bacterium T265. It encodes these proteins:
- the rho gene encoding transcription termination factor Rho encodes the protein MPGADPPPVDIVELKRRSLPELHALADELAISNYTGLRKQELIFRIEQALLDADVTLRGEGVLEVLPEGYGFLRSQDWNYLYSPDDIYVSPSQIKRFDLRTGDSVTGQVRPPKEWEKYLALLKVERINGDEPERAKQRVAFDNLKPRFPDERIHLETTDGDPSTRLTDVIAPLGKGQRGLIVAPPRGGKTVLLQKLANAIAENHPEITLIVLLIDERPEEVTDMQLRVPKAEVISSTFDEAADRHVQVAEMVLEKAKRLVEHGRDVVILLDSITRLARAHNTVVPTSGKTLSGGVDAKAMEKPKRFFGSARKIDGGGSLTIIATALVETGSRMDEVIFEEFKGTGNMELVLDRKLAERRIYPAFDFNRSGTRREELLFDRDEANRVYLLRNFLSSMPSDEAMTFLLQRMGRTRTNREFFAEMARA